One stretch of Pandoraea oxalativorans DNA includes these proteins:
- the tgt gene encoding tRNA guanosine(34) transglycosylase Tgt gives MLKFELITTDGQARRGRVTLNHGVVETPIFMPVGTYGSVKAMSPAELVENNAQIILGNTFHLWLRPGLETIAAHGGLHRFMGWDRPILTDSGGFQVFSLGELRKISEEGVKFASPVNGDRLFLSPEISMQIQRVLNSDIVMQFDECTPYEIDARPATEVEAGQSMRMSLRWAKRSIDEFNRLENPNALFGIVQGGMYEHLRDESLAGLSELDFHGYAIGGLSVGEPKEDMMRVLEHVAPRLPANKPHYLMGVGTPEDLVAGVAAGVDMFDCVMPTRNARNGWLFTRFGDLKIRNASHKTDTRPLDETCGCYTCRNFSRAYLHHLQRAGEILGARLNTIHNLHYYLTLMQEIRDAIEAHRFDAFVAQFRADRARGVQ, from the coding sequence CGAACTCATTACCACCGACGGGCAAGCCCGCCGGGGGCGCGTCACGCTCAACCACGGTGTGGTCGAGACGCCCATCTTCATGCCGGTCGGCACCTACGGTTCGGTCAAGGCGATGTCGCCGGCCGAACTCGTTGAAAACAACGCCCAGATCATCCTAGGCAACACCTTCCACCTCTGGCTGCGCCCGGGACTGGAGACGATTGCCGCGCACGGCGGTCTGCACCGCTTCATGGGCTGGGATCGTCCGATTCTCACGGATTCGGGAGGCTTTCAGGTGTTCAGCCTCGGCGAATTGCGCAAGATCAGCGAAGAAGGCGTGAAATTCGCGTCGCCTGTGAACGGCGACCGCCTCTTTCTCTCGCCCGAAATCTCGATGCAGATCCAGCGCGTGCTCAATTCGGACATCGTCATGCAGTTCGACGAGTGCACGCCGTACGAGATCGACGCTCGCCCCGCCACGGAGGTAGAAGCGGGTCAGTCGATGCGCATGTCGCTGCGCTGGGCCAAGCGCTCCATCGACGAATTCAACCGCCTTGAGAACCCGAATGCGCTGTTCGGCATCGTTCAGGGCGGCATGTACGAGCATTTGCGCGACGAATCGCTCGCCGGGCTGTCGGAACTGGACTTCCACGGCTACGCCATCGGCGGGCTGTCGGTCGGCGAGCCGAAGGAAGACATGATGCGCGTGCTGGAGCACGTGGCGCCGCGTCTGCCCGCGAACAAACCCCATTACCTGATGGGCGTGGGGACGCCGGAAGATCTGGTGGCCGGTGTGGCCGCCGGCGTCGACATGTTCGACTGTGTGATGCCCACGCGCAACGCGCGTAATGGCTGGCTGTTCACCCGTTTCGGCGATCTCAAGATCCGCAATGCATCGCACAAGACCGATACACGCCCGCTGGACGAAACTTGCGGCTGTTACACCTGTCGAAACTTCTCGCGCGCCTATCTGCACCACTTGCAGCGAGCCGGGGAGATTCTGGGCGCGCGGCTCAACACCATCCATAACCTGCATTACTATCTCACGCTGATGCAGGAAATCCGGGATGCCATCGAAGCGCACCGATTCGACGCGTTCGTCGCCCAGTTCAGAGCCGATCGCGCCCGCGGCGTGCAGTAA
- the yajC gene encoding preprotein translocase subunit YajC: MSFLPLVLMFVVLYFIMIRPQMKRQKETRNMLAALAKGDEVVTSGGLAGRISKVGETFVTVEIADNVEINVQKGAITTLLPKGTIKAL, encoded by the coding sequence ATGAGCTTCTTGCCGCTCGTGCTGATGTTCGTGGTGCTGTACTTCATCATGATCCGTCCGCAGATGAAGCGTCAGAAAGAGACCCGCAACATGCTGGCCGCACTCGCCAAGGGCGACGAAGTCGTGACCTCGGGCGGCCTGGCCGGTCGTATCTCGAAGGTCGGCGAAACCTTCGTGACCGTTGAAATCGCCGACAACGTCGAGATCAACGTGCAGAAGGGTGCTATCACCACGTTGCTGCCGAAGGGCACCATCAAGGCGCTCTGA